From the Prochlorococcus marinus str. AS9601 genome, the window TTTTTCTGGATATAAAGGAAATCCTCAAAAAGGAGTTTCACTTGCATTAAATGAATGGAAAAATTCTACGAAATGGAAGCTCGAGAATTATCGCGACGTTGGATATGCTGGAAGAAGTTACGTTTTATATAAATAAAATAAATATTACTTTATAATTATTTTACTGAATTTAAAAAAATGTCATATATATCAGAGCCAAGTTTTGAAGGTAGTTTTGATAGATATATATTTAAAAAAAACGACAACAAATTTATTAAAGAATTAAGAAATGATATTTCCAATTGTCTTAATATTAAAAAATTAGAAGAATTGCATTTACAGGTTGAATCAGAAAAAATAAATGAATTAAGAATAAAGGCTTTTAAATCTATAAACAAAATTAGTGAATGGAAGAAAAAAATTCTAGATCTAATTAGTCCTGAAATTTATGAGATATTAGGACTTGATTTAGCTATTCAAAAAAACTTAAATCTTTCTATTCAAATGCCCGGAGAAGTAAATTCCATATTAGAAAAACATGTAGATTATAGAACTGGAGATTCTCCATTTCAGAGAGTTGTCTGGATTCCAGTTACTAATTCATATGATAGCAATTCTATTTTTATGCTTGATAAAGAATCAAACTATAAACCAATTAATATAAATTATGGAGAATTTTTAGTTTTTGATCCTAATACTGAACATGGAAATATCGTAAATAAAACTGATAAAACTAGAGTATCAATTAACGTTAGGGTTAAAAACTGGTTTTCTCCAGATTTATCAAATTTTGCTCCTGATAGACAATTTGGAGTTTATTATGAAGACTTATGTTTTTCAGAATCAACAATTAGAGCTTTTGAAATATTAGATAAAGAAAATGAATAGAAAATCTTGCGTTTATGTTATCCCTTTCAAAGTAAATAATTGGCAATTACCTATAAGAGTTCAAGTTTCATATGCAAGAGACTATTCAAAAAGAAAAAATTTAATATTTTCTTTGCCAAAATCAGAATTACTTTTTTCAAAAAAATATAATACATTAAATTTACTTTTAAAAAATGGATTTTCTGAATTTATAATTTTTAGTGAAATATTGATAGCAAATAAAGAATGTCTAAAAATATTAAAAATTTGGAGAGAATTTTTTAAAAAAGATAATTCTGCATGTCCTTTGTTTCACTTTACTTATAGCGATGAATCAATGGATATTAATAAATTAATTTTGACTATAGAAAAAGTTATTAGAAATAAAAAGTATGCTATGTCATATAAAAACCTAAAAACCTTGCGTAATAAAAATATGAAAAAATAAAAGGACTCCTATAGATTTAATCTATCTATAAATTAATTAAACTAATTATAAATCTTATAAATTTAAAATATAAACTTATAAAAAATAATATAATTCTCCAAAGAAAATTAGAAATGAAGTTTGAAAACCTAAGAATTGATTTTGAATTTTTTACATTAAAAAGAGTTTTTATTGGAAAAAATTTAAAAAATTCATTAATGACAATTCTTTCTTCAGCTGAAAAATGGTCAAAAGGATTCCTTGTATTTCCCCAAATATTTTTTACTCCAAGAATATCAATACCGAAATAGAATAATAATTTGAATTCTTTTTCATTTGTGTCAAAGGTCGCATATTTATTTTTTAAATGATCTTTTGGGAAAGAATTTATTTTGTTCTTTATAGATTTATAAATTATATTATAGATCTCTTTATTTTCTTTACTTTGGAATTCTCTAGGAAAGTAGCTTAGATGTGAGCCCGCTTCTGGAATTTCCTCATACTTATCGATAGGTATAACCTTCTTTCTATAGTAATTTTTTCTAACTAATTTCATATCAAATGGCTCATAAATTTTTAAATATTTAAAAGGGAAAGATGATGCATGTTTCCATGTCGAAATGAAATTAATATATTGAGGGAAAAATCTATGCCAATACATTTCATATACTCTTATTGAATTAGCAATATTAGGGAACTTAGAAGGAGATATTATCTCATCAATATCTGAGATAATAATCAGATCATCATCTTTTGCATTATCTAATCCCCTCCTTATTGCATTTCTTGAAACGATTTCTCTATGCCAAGCATCATCCAGAATAAAATCTTTTTCTGATAAGTAAACATATATTATTTTGGGATTTTTTTTTAAAAAGTTACTGTCTATGATAGTACTTTTTTTCTTACCTCTAAAATCAACACTAGATTCAACTATTACAAAATAATCTACAATTTTTTCATATAATTTTAATCTTAGGTTTAATAAATTAACTTCTCCTGAGAAACAAAAACAATCATAAATTTTCATAATAATAGTCCTAATTAACTTTTTTCAAATAGACCAATTTATAATTTCTCATCAGAGAGAATTCTACCTTTTTCTAATTTTAAAATCCTATTACATAATTTTAGATTTTCTAAACGATGAGTAATTATCAATATTGTAATATTTTTTTTAAATTTTATTAACTCTTTTAATATCCTAATTTCAGTGTTTAAATCAAGTGAGTTTGTTGACTCATCTAGTACTAACAAATTTTTATTTTCATAAAGTGCTCTTGCAATAGAAATTCTTTGAGATTGACCTCCGCTTAAATTAACTCCTCTTTCTCCTACATTAGTTTCAAATTTCTGAGGTAACTCGGAAATAAAATCATATATCTGGGCTAACTTCGCTACTTTAATAAGTCTTCTTGAATCTCTATCTTTTTTTTTAACTCCAAAAGCAATATTTGCTGCTATGGAATCATCAATTAAAAACGTTTGCTGTGGAACATGACTTATTGATTGCCTCCATGAATTTAACAATCTTCCATTTGAAATTAATTTATCATCTACAAATATTCCACCCTCCATTGGTCTTAGGAGCCCAATTAATAAATCTATAAAAGTAGTCTTTCCAGCACCAGTTTCTCCTACTATACCGATTATATCTCCAACAGATATTTTTAAACTCAGATTATTTATTATTTTGTTTTTCTGATTAGGATATGAATAATTTACATTTCTAAATTCTACATATTTTTTAAAATCTAATGGTTTTACTATTTTAAAGTATTTGTTCCTATTTTTTTCTTTTCTTATAACTTCTAAAACTTCTAATGAAGGAATTCTTGAAGCATTTAGGTTTATCCAACTACTAAAAATTTGTTGAAGTAGAGGCAAAAATCTCTGAGCTCCTAGTCCTAAAGTACCAATAGCTACTAAGGATGATTGATTTAAAGAATCTGTATTATTTGAAAATAAAGCAATAAATCCTATAAAAGAGAAAGCAATAACTTCAATAAAATATTTTGGAGCTAATATGAGATAAGCCAAATATGAAGAGATTCTTCGCATTGGGAAATCATTTTTTTTATAGTTATTTATATAGGTAGAATAATTATTACCAAGAATAATATCTTTGATTGATGATAATGATTCCTGCGTAATCTTAATTTGTTTCTCTCTAAGTCTTATTTCTCTTAATGTAAAATTCTTTATAAGATTTTGATATCTAAAAGTAATACCTACGTATACAATAAAAAAAGTAATAAAGCTTATAATAAAAACTTTTGAATCAATAAAAAACAGAGTCCCAAAAATAACAAGAGATATCAAAGAAGAAGTAATCAACTGAATACTTGATTTTATGTAATTACCATATGATGAAATTTGGTTCACTAAGATAGTTAAATTGAAAGAAGATGAATCCCTTATAAAATTTTGATAATCATTAGTTATGATACTTCCAAATGTTTTTGTACTAATTTCACTTTCAATAGAAGCTGAGAATATATTGCTCGTATATAGTTGAACAATTCTAAAAATATTTGCAACTACTACTGAAAGAATAAATAAAATAGATATTGTAATTAAAGAAGAAAATCCAAATAAATCAATTAATTTATAAACAAATTTATTTAACAATAATATGTTTATATTATCACTCCCTGAAATTACACTTAAAAATGGTCCGATAATTAATAAAGAAAGAGAATCAAAAAAACTTGTTATGGGAGCTATTAATAAAAGAAGTAATAATTCAATCTTCCTCCTTTTACTTAAAATAGATAAAGTTTTTTTAATTAATATAATATTATCTTTTATGGTCTTATGAATCTTCATTTAATTACAAATAAATCTCAATACTACCTTTTTAAAAAGATCTAAATTCATATTAATAAACTTAATAAACACTTAGTTTAAATACAAAAACCATAAATAAAATATAACACTTTTTATAAATAACAGATATTTGATTTAGGCATAATTAGCCAATTCGTCTTGGCGGTTCATCTATAAATTTAATTTTTTGATTAAGAGATTTAAAGCTTTCAGAATTTTTATTTACAGCTATCCAATTACATCCAATATATTCTTCTAAAGTATATTTATAGTTTTTATATATTTCTATATATTTTGGATATAGTTTTCCAATGTAATATCCATAGGGACTTAAAAAATCATAAAATTCAAAAATACTTGGTGTACAAGCAGCAGTTGATCTTTCAAACTGAATGATATCAATTTTAAAATTTTTCAAAGAGTTTTCAAATCCCTTTAAAACTTTCAGTTCATAGCCTTCAACATCAACTTTCATTATTTTTATATTCTCTTCAATTCCCTCTTCT encodes:
- a CDS encoding sporadic carbohydrate cluster 2OG-Fe(II) oxygenase; translated protein: MSYISEPSFEGSFDRYIFKKNDNKFIKELRNDISNCLNIKKLEELHLQVESEKINELRIKAFKSINKISEWKKKILDLISPEIYEILGLDLAIQKNLNLSIQMPGEVNSILEKHVDYRTGDSPFQRVVWIPVTNSYDSNSIFMLDKESNYKPININYGEFLVFDPNTEHGNIVNKTDKTRVSINVRVKNWFSPDLSNFAPDRQFGVYYEDLCFSESTIRAFEILDKENE
- a CDS encoding LIC12192 family sporadic carbohydrate cluster protein; its protein translation is MNRKSCVYVIPFKVNNWQLPIRVQVSYARDYSKRKNLIFSLPKSELLFSKKYNTLNLLLKNGFSEFIIFSEILIANKECLKILKIWREFFKKDNSACPLFHFTYSDESMDINKLILTIEKVIRNKKYAMSYKNLKTLRNKNMKK
- a CDS encoding beta-1,4-N-acetylglucosaminyltransferase-like protein gives rise to the protein MKIYDCFCFSGEVNLLNLRLKLYEKIVDYFVIVESSVDFRGKKKSTIIDSNFLKKNPKIIYVYLSEKDFILDDAWHREIVSRNAIRRGLDNAKDDDLIIISDIDEIISPSKFPNIANSIRVYEMYWHRFFPQYINFISTWKHASSFPFKYLKIYEPFDMKLVRKNYYRKKVIPIDKYEEIPEAGSHLSYFPREFQSKENKEIYNIIYKSIKNKINSFPKDHLKNKYATFDTNEKEFKLLFYFGIDILGVKNIWGNTRNPFDHFSAEERIVINEFFKFFPIKTLFNVKNSKSILRFSNFISNFLWRIILFFISLYFKFIRFIISLINL
- a CDS encoding ABC transporter ATP-binding protein, with the protein product MKIHKTIKDNIILIKKTLSILSKRRKIELLLLLLIAPITSFFDSLSLLIIGPFLSVISGSDNINILLLNKFVYKLIDLFGFSSLITISILFILSVVVANIFRIVQLYTSNIFSASIESEISTKTFGSIITNDYQNFIRDSSSFNLTILVNQISSYGNYIKSSIQLITSSLISLVIFGTLFFIDSKVFIISFITFFIVYVGITFRYQNLIKNFTLREIRLREKQIKITQESLSSIKDIILGNNYSTYINNYKKNDFPMRRISSYLAYLILAPKYFIEVIAFSFIGFIALFSNNTDSLNQSSLVAIGTLGLGAQRFLPLLQQIFSSWINLNASRIPSLEVLEVIRKEKNRNKYFKIVKPLDFKKYVEFRNVNYSYPNQKNKIINNLSLKISVGDIIGIVGETGAGKTTFIDLLIGLLRPMEGGIFVDDKLISNGRLLNSWRQSISHVPQQTFLIDDSIAANIAFGVKKKDRDSRRLIKVAKLAQIYDFISELPQKFETNVGERGVNLSGGQSQRISIARALYENKNLLVLDESTNSLDLNTEIRILKELIKFKKNITILIITHRLENLKLCNRILKLEKGRILSDEKL